From a region of the Nonlabens sp. Hel1_33_55 genome:
- a CDS encoding ArnT family glycosyltransferase: MTKFLDKHPYWSITIMWIAIYLAHLGYLYPNIMEARNFITAREMLTDGNWILTTMDGLARYEKPPLPTWLTAFFGEIFGMDSITALRLPAALVTLLLLFYMFSLSRKLTQNKSLSLLTSLIAGTSFYIIFAGRNGTWDIFAHAFMLVGIYYLFSFFYDQEKKYRNALLAGLLIGLSFMSKGPVSHYALLLPFLIAYIFTYKFNTFKNKWLPLTLMIIVIAALSSWWAIYIYAYDTAEATRIATKESGRWVGYELKPFYYYWSFFTQSGIWTIPAFVALFYPYLKKKVSNPKVYRFVLLWTVFSVILLSLIPTKKSRYLLPVLIPLAMTTAFYIEYLILNFKNITSKWEKWPVYFNFGLIGTIGVLFPLGAYLYFGDKLSDYLGYFVVTSVALVAVGVSIWFHLLKQHLGKVFHLTIAFIMVVIICGFPLSGALLGNPDFNSVSHLSDRQVPVYTIDKLAPEIYWDYGSITTHATIEELSEMDRPKIQILTNFTEDKDRLDSLKSDYTIQSVETFDLNPLDSSRSSYKNRLRAHLYTLMKR, translated from the coding sequence ATGACAAAGTTCCTAGATAAGCATCCTTATTGGTCCATCACCATCATGTGGATCGCTATTTACCTAGCGCATCTGGGATACTTGTACCCCAATATTATGGAGGCGCGCAACTTCATAACCGCTAGAGAAATGCTCACTGATGGGAACTGGATACTCACAACCATGGATGGTCTGGCGCGGTATGAAAAACCACCGTTACCTACATGGCTTACGGCATTTTTTGGTGAAATCTTTGGGATGGATAGCATTACAGCCCTTAGATTACCTGCGGCGTTAGTGACTTTGTTATTGTTGTTTTATATGTTCTCGCTTTCGCGAAAGCTGACTCAAAACAAATCTCTTTCACTATTAACCAGCCTTATCGCTGGTACAAGCTTCTACATCATTTTTGCTGGACGCAACGGCACTTGGGACATATTTGCCCATGCTTTCATGCTCGTGGGTATTTATTATTTGTTCTCTTTCTTTTACGACCAAGAGAAAAAATATCGCAACGCTTTACTTGCTGGGCTACTGATCGGATTATCATTTATGAGCAAAGGTCCAGTTTCACATTACGCTTTGCTATTACCATTTCTAATAGCTTATATCTTCACCTATAAATTCAACACATTCAAGAATAAATGGCTGCCGCTCACATTGATGATTATCGTGATCGCTGCATTGTCATCCTGGTGGGCGATTTACATTTATGCATACGACACCGCAGAAGCTACCCGAATTGCCACTAAAGAATCCGGTCGCTGGGTAGGTTATGAGCTCAAACCATTCTATTACTACTGGAGTTTTTTCACGCAATCCGGTATCTGGACCATACCGGCATTCGTTGCATTGTTTTATCCCTACCTGAAGAAAAAGGTTTCCAACCCTAAGGTGTATCGTTTCGTACTGCTGTGGACCGTTTTTTCGGTAATTTTGCTGTCTCTTATTCCTACTAAAAAGTCCCGTTACCTGCTTCCGGTATTGATTCCACTGGCAATGACAACTGCCTTTTATATCGAGTATCTCATCCTCAATTTTAAAAATATTACAAGTAAATGGGAAAAATGGCCGGTGTATTTCAATTTTGGTTTGATAGGAACCATTGGAGTCCTATTTCCCTTGGGAGCGTATCTGTATTTTGGTGATAAACTGAGTGACTATCTAGGTTACTTTGTAGTAACATCTGTAGCATTAGTAGCTGTGGGAGTTTCAATATGGTTTCATCTTTTGAAGCAACATCTAGGTAAGGTTTTCCATCTCACCATTGCTTTTATTATGGTCGTCATTATCTGTGGCTTCCCTTTATCTGGTGCCTTATTGGGGAATCCTGATTTTAATTCTGTGTCGCACCTTTCTGACCGTCAGGTGCCCGTTTATACCATCGATAAACTTGCTCCTGAAATATATTGGGATTATGGCTCTATAACGACTCACGCAACCATAGAGGAATTGAGTGAGATGGATCGTCCCAAGATTCAGATCCTCACAAATTTTACAGAAGATAAAGACAGACTAGATTCATTAAAGTCCGACTACACCATTCAATCGGTAGAGACATTTGATCTCAATCCCTTGGATAGTTCCCGCAGTAGTTACAAAAACCGTCTCAGGGCACATCTCTACACCTTGATGAAACGATAG
- a CDS encoding lipid-A-disaccharide synthase N-terminal domain-containing protein has product MNDWVIYAIGFAAQILFSARSIMQWIVSEKNKRVLTPVLFWQLSLLASFALFVYGYLRDDFAIMLGQILTYFIYIRNMQLQGSWKSFPKLIRWFLYLFPVLILIVGYNNQVYDRVLLFQNDDIPGWLLALGIIAQIVFTLRFVYQWFYSEKHKESSLPFGFWVLSLVGSLLILTYAIIRVDPVLFLGHLLGIFLYARNMIILKRQE; this is encoded by the coding sequence ATGAATGATTGGGTGATCTATGCGATAGGTTTTGCTGCCCAAATTCTATTTTCTGCGCGGTCCATAATGCAATGGATCGTTTCAGAAAAGAATAAACGTGTCTTGACACCTGTTCTATTCTGGCAGCTTAGTCTATTAGCATCGTTTGCATTGTTCGTCTACGGATACCTGCGTGATGATTTTGCCATCATGCTGGGTCAGATATTGACCTACTTCATTTACATACGTAACATGCAGCTACAAGGCAGTTGGAAATCCTTTCCTAAACTAATCCGTTGGTTTCTTTACCTTTTTCCCGTACTCATCTTGATTGTGGGTTATAACAATCAAGTTTATGATCGAGTGCTGCTTTTCCAGAACGACGACATTCCAGGATGGTTGCTGGCCTTGGGAATCATTGCTCAAATAGTTTTTACCCTAAGATTTGTGTATCAATGGTTTTACAGTGAAAAACACAAGGAATCTTCATTACCATTCGGCTTTTGGGTATTGAGTCTTGTGGGTTCTCTATTAATTTTGACTTACGCGATCATAAGAGTGGATCCCGTATTATTTTTAGGACATTTACTAGGCATCTTTTTATACGCTCGCAACATGATTATATTGAAACGACAAGAATGA
- a CDS encoding glycosyltransferase family 2 protein: MLQTLTIIVPVYNEADNLHRVEKELNDYIINAKVETSVLLVNDGSKDQSLKMIKDICSKNDRFHYINFDRNYGLSAAIKAGFDHATSTLVGYIDSDLQTSPKDFDLLMEHIDEYDLVTGVRSQRKDSFVKNMSSTIANGIRRSFTHDGMDDTGCPLKIIKADYAKRIPMFKGLHRFLPAMILLQNGTVKQVPVQHFERLAGTAKFGLWNRLLGPLMDCFAYLWMKKKYINYKVADKA; this comes from the coding sequence ATGTTGCAAACTTTGACCATTATTGTTCCTGTCTATAACGAGGCTGATAATCTACATAGGGTAGAAAAGGAACTTAATGATTATATAATAAATGCTAAAGTAGAGACATCTGTTCTTCTGGTCAACGACGGCTCTAAGGATCAAAGTCTCAAGATGATCAAGGATATTTGCTCAAAAAACGATCGTTTTCATTATATCAATTTTGATCGTAACTACGGCTTGAGCGCCGCCATTAAAGCTGGTTTTGATCACGCTACTTCAACGCTGGTAGGTTATATCGATTCAGATCTACAAACAAGTCCTAAGGATTTTGATTTGCTGATGGAACATATAGATGAATACGATCTAGTTACAGGTGTACGTTCACAACGCAAGGATAGTTTTGTAAAGAATATGTCGTCAACCATCGCAAATGGCATAAGACGCAGTTTTACTCATGATGGCATGGATGATACTGGCTGTCCACTCAAGATTATCAAAGCAGATTATGCCAAGCGCATCCCTATGTTTAAAGGTCTACACCGTTTTTTACCAGCAATGATCTTATTACAAAATGGAACAGTAAAACAAGTACCCGTTCAACATTTTGAACGCCTTGCGGGTACCGCAAAATTCGGGTTATGGAATAGGTTGTTGGGTCCATTGATGGATTGCTTCGCCTATCTATGGATGAAGAAAAAATACATCAATTACAAGGTAGCAGATAAAGCATGA
- a CDS encoding NAD-dependent epimerase/dehydratase family protein: MKILITGCAGFIGSHLAERLQSSNHEVIGIDNFSDYYDTRLKRENAKALSQLGIEVKELDLREADLKVALPKDLDYIFHGAALPGIASTSTFEQYLTNNIIATHRLTAAATHLAQLKMFINIGTSSIYGKDVFCDEEQMAKPISNYGVTKLAAEQLVMSQSRLGNYPACSLRLYSVYGSRERPDKMFSQLIDCAINDKKFPLFEGSLEHKRSFTHINDIIDGIVSVIGKEDQCDGQVINLGTDQEYTTAQGIQTVEKLMDTKIGIDLKPARSGDQLRTKAVIDKARFILGYNPHVGLEAGVQEQIDWFQNNRV, from the coding sequence ATGAAAATTCTCATCACTGGCTGTGCCGGTTTTATAGGTTCGCATCTTGCAGAAAGACTTCAGTCCTCAAACCATGAGGTTATTGGGATCGATAACTTCTCAGATTATTATGATACCAGGCTCAAACGAGAAAATGCAAAAGCATTATCGCAATTGGGAATTGAGGTCAAAGAATTGGATCTACGTGAAGCAGACTTAAAAGTTGCATTACCAAAAGACTTAGATTACATTTTTCATGGCGCGGCCTTGCCTGGTATTGCCAGCACCTCAACTTTTGAACAATATCTCACCAACAACATTATTGCAACACATAGATTGACAGCTGCGGCTACTCACCTAGCCCAATTAAAAATGTTTATCAACATTGGTACCTCATCTATTTACGGCAAAGACGTTTTTTGTGATGAGGAACAAATGGCAAAGCCTATATCCAACTATGGTGTCACAAAGCTGGCTGCAGAGCAACTGGTAATGTCACAGTCGCGATTGGGGAATTATCCAGCCTGCTCGCTACGGTTATATTCCGTTTATGGGTCACGAGAACGACCTGATAAGATGTTTAGCCAATTAATCGATTGTGCTATAAATGATAAGAAATTCCCTCTGTTTGAAGGTAGTCTGGAACACAAACGCAGCTTCACGCACATTAATGATATCATTGATGGGATCGTTAGCGTAATTGGAAAAGAGGACCAATGCGATGGTCAGGTCATCAATCTAGGCACCGACCAGGAATACACTACCGCTCAAGGAATACAAACCGTTGAGAAGTTGATGGATACTAAAATTGGAATCGATCTCAAACCGGCTCGCAGTGGTGACCAGTTGAGAACCAAAGCCGTCATCGACAAAGCCAGATTTATTTTGGGTTACAATCCGCATGTTGGGCTTGAGGCTGGTGTGCAGGAACAGATTGATTGGTTCCAGAACAATCGTGTTTGA
- a CDS encoding fasciclin domain-containing protein: protein MNFKNILRVSMLFAAITLVSCGPSKSMEGDKMMNDEKTVMVGGAAMYPSKNIVENAVNSKDHTTLVAAVKAADLVSTLQGEGPFTVFAPTNAAFDKLPAGTVETLLKPENKSALQGVLTYHVVAGNYSAKNIIDAINMNNGAFTVTTVNGEKLTASLRGNKVIITDAKGGTSTVTIADVNQSNGVIHVVDTVLLPA, encoded by the coding sequence ATGAATTTCAAGAACATTTTAAGAGTAAGTATGCTTTTTGCAGCAATAACATTGGTTTCCTGTGGTCCTTCAAAAAGTATGGAAGGTGATAAGATGATGAATGATGAGAAAACTGTAATGGTAGGTGGTGCAGCTATGTACCCATCAAAAAATATCGTAGAGAATGCAGTTAACTCTAAAGACCACACTACACTTGTGGCAGCAGTAAAGGCAGCAGACTTAGTGAGCACTTTACAAGGTGAAGGTCCATTTACCGTTTTTGCTCCAACAAACGCTGCATTTGATAAGCTTCCTGCGGGCACGGTTGAAACATTGCTTAAGCCAGAAAACAAATCAGCACTTCAAGGTGTATTGACGTACCATGTGGTAGCTGGTAATTACAGCGCAAAGAATATCATCGATGCTATCAATATGAATAATGGAGCATTTACAGTTACAACTGTAAATGGTGAGAAGCTTACTGCAAGTTTAAGAGGTAATAAGGTAATCATTACAGACGCTAAAGGTGGAACATCCACGGTGACCATCGCAGACGTTAATCAATCCAATGGTGTGATTCACGTAGTAGACACTGTTTTACTTCCTGCATAA
- the ychF gene encoding redox-regulated ATPase YchF, producing the protein MKAGIVGLPNVGKSTLFNCLSNAKAQSANFPFCTIEPNVGVVNVPDQRLEKLESLVNPERVVPATVEIVDIAGLVKGASKGEGLGNQFLGNIRETDAIIHVLRCFENDNIVHVDGNVNPVRDKETIDIELQLKDLETVDKKLEKVKKAARTGNKEAMKEDEVLSAVKSALESGNSVRTVKVDDASRQEYIKPLQFITDKPVLYLCNVNDDAAVTGNAHVEKVRELVKDENAEVLVLAVGTEADITELEDYEERKEFLSDMGLDEPGSAKLIRSAYKLLNQETYFTAGVKEVRAWTINAGSTAPQAAGVIHTDFEKGFIRAEVIKYDTYVDYGSEQKVKEAGKLKVEGKEYIVQDGDIMHFLFNV; encoded by the coding sequence ATGAAAGCAGGAATCGTAGGTCTTCCCAATGTTGGTAAGTCCACCTTATTCAATTGTTTGTCAAATGCCAAGGCGCAAAGTGCCAACTTTCCGTTTTGTACGATTGAACCCAATGTTGGCGTGGTGAACGTGCCAGATCAACGTTTGGAGAAATTGGAGTCTTTAGTGAATCCAGAAAGAGTTGTACCAGCTACTGTTGAAATTGTTGATATAGCTGGACTTGTGAAAGGAGCAAGTAAAGGTGAAGGATTGGGGAATCAGTTTTTGGGTAACATTCGGGAAACTGATGCGATCATCCATGTATTGCGCTGCTTTGAGAATGATAATATCGTGCACGTGGATGGTAATGTAAATCCAGTAAGAGATAAAGAAACTATAGACATCGAATTACAGCTGAAAGATCTTGAGACCGTTGATAAGAAACTTGAGAAAGTAAAGAAAGCCGCTCGCACAGGTAACAAAGAAGCAATGAAAGAAGATGAAGTGCTATCTGCGGTAAAGAGTGCGCTGGAATCAGGAAATTCAGTGCGTACGGTTAAAGTGGATGATGCTTCTAGACAAGAATATATCAAACCATTACAGTTCATAACTGACAAGCCAGTCTTGTATTTGTGTAATGTAAATGACGACGCGGCAGTAACTGGAAATGCACACGTTGAAAAAGTACGCGAATTAGTCAAGGACGAGAATGCAGAAGTATTGGTCCTTGCCGTGGGAACTGAGGCCGATATCACGGAATTAGAAGATTACGAAGAGCGAAAAGAGTTTCTATCTGATATGGGACTTGATGAGCCAGGAAGTGCAAAATTGATTCGATCAGCATATAAGTTGCTAAATCAAGAAACTTACTTTACCGCTGGTGTCAAGGAAGTTAGAGCATGGACCATCAATGCAGGTTCTACAGCTCCACAGGCTGCCGGTGTGATTCACACTGATTTTGAAAAAGGATTTATCCGTGCAGAGGTTATTAAATACGATACTTATGTCGATTATGGCTCTGAACAAAAAGTAAAGGAAGCAGGTAAACTTAAAGTAGAAGGTAAAGAATATATCGTGCAAGATGGAGACATCATGCATTTCTTGTTTAATGTGTAA
- a CDS encoding DUF4252 domain-containing protein, translating to MNKLIFKVIAISLTAMAMLTSCEKEESLQQFYVDSAEKDGFITTSIPKSILGLTASNFSEDSQKAYESIDKVNLIALPAKEENKALYEIESRKLDQIFENDKYELLMSHSSDGIKMKMLFDGSQDAIDEIIVYGRSDEMGLGVARILGDDMNVSEIMAMIQEVQGNDLNTSGMKSIIGGLGLPVGDMKMETE from the coding sequence ATGAACAAGCTTATTTTTAAAGTAATCGCCATCTCACTAACGGCAATGGCTATGCTTACCTCTTGTGAGAAAGAAGAATCACTGCAACAATTCTATGTGGATAGTGCAGAAAAGGACGGATTCATTACTACAAGCATCCCAAAATCTATTTTAGGATTGACCGCCTCCAATTTCTCTGAAGATTCTCAAAAGGCTTATGAGTCCATTGACAAGGTAAATTTGATAGCGCTGCCTGCAAAAGAAGAAAATAAAGCACTTTATGAAATTGAATCCAGAAAGCTGGATCAGATTTTTGAGAATGATAAATATGAACTTTTGATGTCCCACAGCAGCGATGGCATTAAAATGAAGATGCTTTTTGATGGATCCCAAGATGCTATTGATGAGATCATTGTTTACGGTAGATCTGACGAGATGGGATTAGGTGTAGCTCGTATATTGGGAGACGATATGAATGTGAGCGAGATCATGGCAATGATTCAGGAAGTTCAAGGGAATGATCTCAATACTTCTGGAATGAAATCCATTATTGGTGGATTGGGATTACCAGTAGGAGATATGAAAATGGAAACCGAGTAA
- a CDS encoding DUF4252 domain-containing protein: MKKIITIVLFFAFAMTATAQSFDEVGNFKHVSETRVTSAMFKMIGGIDLDDPETAELAKIVGNLKDLRVYTTDDATSSSKMKLFTDNFVNKNNLELLMSVKEDGEKFTFHMRKGNGDTKIKELIMFMEDASGNKTDTALLVITGDLDLNQIAKITQKMNIPGQKQIEKATQK; this comes from the coding sequence ATGAAAAAGATAATAACCATAGTCCTGTTTTTTGCTTTTGCAATGACAGCAACGGCCCAAAGCTTTGATGAAGTCGGCAATTTTAAACATGTTTCAGAAACTAGAGTTACTAGTGCCATGTTCAAGATGATAGGCGGTATTGATCTGGACGATCCAGAAACTGCAGAGCTTGCCAAAATTGTAGGAAACCTCAAGGATTTGAGAGTCTACACTACGGATGATGCGACCTCTTCCTCTAAAATGAAATTGTTTACGGATAATTTTGTGAACAAGAATAACTTAGAGCTTCTCATGAGCGTGAAGGAAGATGGAGAGAAATTCACCTTTCACATGCGTAAGGGAAACGGTGATACCAAAATAAAGGAGCTGATCATGTTCATGGAAGATGCCAGCGGTAATAAAACAGATACGGCTTTGCTTGTAATTACAGGTGACCTTGATTTGAATCAGATTGCTAAGATTACTCAAAAGATGAATATACCAGGCCAGAAACAGATTGAAAAGGCCACACAGAAGTAA
- a CDS encoding RNA polymerase sigma factor, with product MNQPTFIATFKEVQQKMYFLSRRLLTSHEEAADAVQETMLKLWEKRKDIEEINNKEAYAMQMVKNYSLDRLKSKQASHLKIVHNNYESAERNAQDELERESQVSMVRKMIARLPENYRTILHLRDIEHYDYEAIERIMDMKSTAVRVNLSRARKLLKKNIEEVYKTEIA from the coding sequence ATGAATCAACCAACCTTCATAGCGACTTTCAAAGAAGTACAGCAAAAGATGTATTTCCTTTCCCGCAGGCTGCTTACCTCGCATGAAGAGGCTGCAGATGCCGTACAGGAGACGATGTTGAAGCTTTGGGAAAAGCGCAAGGATATTGAAGAGATCAATAATAAGGAAGCTTATGCTATGCAAATGGTGAAGAACTATTCGCTGGATCGATTGAAAAGTAAACAGGCCAGTCATTTAAAGATTGTCCATAACAATTATGAGTCTGCAGAGCGTAATGCACAAGATGAACTGGAGCGTGAATCGCAAGTGAGCATGGTCAGGAAAATGATCGCAAGATTACCAGAGAACTACAGGACAATACTTCACCTGCGTGACATTGAACATTATGATTACGAGGCAATTGAACGCATCATGGATATGAAATCAACTGCGGTGAGAGTGAATTTGAGTAGGGCACGTAAGTTGCTTAAAAAGAATATAGAAGAAGTTTATAAAACCGAAATAGCATGA
- a CDS encoding S41 family peptidase, whose product MKIYKYVFLLFAGIGILSSCAEDNDDQFASDAVVKNFIYRGLNTFYLYKPEVPILANDRFATQAELENYHDQFNSPEAFFESLIFDRARTDRFSILVDDYVALEQALSGNTLNNGMEFGLVRYRDNGTNIFGYVRYVLPNSDADAKGVQRGQIFTEIDGIQLTDTNFRTLIAQNVYSIGLADFNNGNPVANGNGINNLTKSQLQEDPILVSRVITQGNAKIGYLVYNSFLRQFDEDLNDVFADFKAQGVTNLVLDLRYNSGGSVNTAITLGSLITNNPTTDVFSREEWNPEIQQFFLDNDPDRLTNLFRNTTFSGTALNRLGLNKVHIITTNNSASASELVINGLDPYINVVQVGENTAGKFQASITLYDSEDFGRSGANTSHRYAMQPLVLKSLNSVGNTDYFDGLAPDIELQEDFGNLGMLGDPNEPLLRACLNDISVNGSIFQPTSIKSSFKDLEFMGSNDFKPLGNEMWKEDTQLPTR is encoded by the coding sequence ATGAAAATTTATAAATATGTATTCCTACTCTTTGCTGGTATAGGAATTCTTTCTAGCTGTGCAGAAGATAATGACGATCAATTTGCCAGCGATGCAGTGGTCAAAAATTTTATCTATCGAGGTTTGAACACCTTTTACCTATATAAACCTGAGGTGCCTATTCTTGCTAATGATCGTTTTGCGACCCAGGCGGAATTAGAGAACTATCACGATCAATTCAATTCACCAGAAGCGTTTTTTGAATCCTTGATATTTGACCGTGCTCGAACAGATCGATTCAGTATTCTTGTGGACGACTATGTGGCTTTAGAACAAGCGCTTTCTGGGAATACTTTGAATAACGGTATGGAATTCGGGTTAGTGAGATATCGTGATAATGGTACTAACATTTTTGGGTATGTGAGGTATGTGTTACCTAATTCTGATGCAGATGCAAAAGGAGTACAACGAGGACAAATCTTTACCGAAATTGATGGAATCCAATTGACAGACACCAATTTTAGAACTCTGATAGCGCAAAACGTGTATAGCATAGGCCTAGCCGATTTCAACAACGGTAACCCTGTAGCCAATGGCAATGGAATTAACAATTTGACCAAGTCCCAATTACAGGAAGACCCTATTCTAGTGAGCAGAGTAATTACTCAAGGAAATGCCAAAATAGGTTATCTAGTTTACAATAGCTTTTTAAGACAATTTGATGAAGACTTGAATGACGTTTTTGCAGATTTCAAGGCTCAAGGTGTTACAAATCTAGTACTGGATTTAAGATATAATAGCGGTGGTAGTGTGAATACGGCGATTACCTTAGGTAGTTTAATTACAAACAATCCAACTACTGACGTTTTTTCCAGAGAAGAATGGAATCCAGAGATACAGCAATTTTTCCTTGACAACGATCCTGATCGATTGACCAATTTATTTAGGAATACAACGTTTAGCGGGACAGCATTGAACCGTCTTGGACTCAATAAGGTTCATATCATCACAACCAACAACAGCGCGAGCGCGAGTGAATTAGTGATCAACGGTCTGGATCCATACATAAACGTGGTTCAAGTGGGTGAAAATACTGCCGGTAAGTTCCAAGCTAGTATTACATTATATGATAGCGAGGACTTCGGTCGTTCAGGAGCAAATACTTCTCACCGTTATGCTATGCAACCGCTGGTATTAAAAAGTTTGAATAGTGTAGGTAATACAGATTATTTTGATGGACTTGCGCCAGATATTGAGTTGCAAGAAGATTTTGGAAACTTGGGAATGCTGGGCGATCCTAATGAGCCTTTATTGAGAGCTTGTCTTAATGACATTTCAGTAAACGGTAGCATATTCCAGCCTACTTCTATAAAATCAAGCTTTAAAGATCTTGAATTTATGGGTAGTAATGATTTCAAACCTTTGGGTAATGAAATGTGGAAGGAAGACACCCAACTTCCCACGAGATAA
- a CDS encoding flavin monoamine oxidase family protein, whose translation MKCGRKTPNFPRDKKTQNVSLKPLEHSKGFFMHSTITIIGGGLTGLTLAYQLKKARIDFLLLEARPRLGGRIFTKMSGNHIPIDLGAAWFWDYNPRVKKLLEELQIPAFPQKFGTDVWYQGRPNADFQQIQIPEQQQTSYRIKGGTTNLILSLAAKLDHNQVHLETQVLKISYRYSKYTIQTNNGFFDTDLVINTLPPALNSQLEYDPELPQDYIDIAVNTHTWMQDSIKFGLGFKTAFWEQLNLPVTAFSNFAIASEIYDYSNINGDRFAIMGFLNSHFSQLDKVTRKQKVLEQLSSFLGKNVLDHVSYEECAWIDEPFTKTTSQNQLQPHQNNGDSKLRSSFNNDTLIMAGSETSSVLSGYMEGAVNSAMETFDRIQK comes from the coding sequence ATGAAATGTGGAAGGAAGACACCCAACTTCCCACGAGATAAGAAAACTCAAAACGTATCTTTGAAGCCTTTGGAACATTCCAAAGGCTTTTTTATGCACTCAACAATTACAATCATAGGTGGTGGATTGACCGGATTAACGCTGGCTTATCAACTTAAAAAGGCAAGAATTGATTTCCTGCTTCTGGAAGCTAGACCAAGATTGGGTGGTCGCATTTTTACCAAAATGTCAGGAAATCACATACCTATCGATTTGGGTGCGGCTTGGTTTTGGGATTACAATCCGCGAGTGAAAAAATTGCTGGAAGAGTTGCAAATTCCAGCATTTCCGCAAAAATTTGGAACAGATGTCTGGTATCAAGGTAGACCTAACGCTGACTTCCAGCAAATCCAAATTCCAGAACAGCAGCAAACCAGTTATCGCATCAAAGGTGGAACCACGAATCTGATTCTTTCACTTGCTGCAAAGCTGGATCACAATCAGGTCCATCTGGAGACACAGGTTTTAAAAATCTCCTACCGCTATTCTAAATATACCATCCAGACCAACAATGGTTTTTTTGATACTGATCTAGTCATCAACACCTTACCACCAGCGTTAAACTCTCAACTGGAATACGATCCAGAACTTCCACAAGATTACATAGATATCGCTGTTAACACACACACGTGGATGCAAGACAGCATCAAGTTTGGTTTAGGGTTTAAAACGGCTTTTTGGGAGCAATTAAACCTACCTGTTACTGCATTCAGCAATTTTGCGATAGCCAGTGAGATTTATGACTACTCTAATATCAATGGTGATAGGTTTGCCATCATGGGATTTTTAAATTCTCATTTCAGCCAGTTGGATAAGGTAACTCGTAAGCAAAAGGTGCTGGAGCAATTAAGTAGTTTCCTTGGTAAAAACGTATTGGATCATGTTTCCTATGAAGAATGCGCTTGGATTGATGAACCATTCACTAAAACAACTTCTCAAAATCAGCTACAGCCACATCAAAATAACGGTGACTCCAAATTGAGATCCAGTTTCAATAACGACACCTTGATAATGGCTGGATCTGAGACTAGCTCCGTATTATCTGGATATATGGAAGGTGCAGTAAACTCTGCAATGGAGACCTTTGATCGTATTCAGAAATGA